The segment ataaagtaaagtacaagtacctaaaTTTAgtgcttaagtacagtactAGGACAAATATAGTTAGTTAAAATGCAATACAACAACAATGTTAAGAATCAACAAATCTATCTTGGTTTGAACAAAACCTGAAcattacaaaattaaagaaGGTAAGAATTTAGTGCAGGGCTGCTGTATTACACACATAATTATTTTCAGCTATCATATGATCTGTACCAGACAGCAAGGCATTTATGTATAATACCTCAGTCAAAGCCATGCTGGATTTAATAACTGATTAATTATTGATACAATTACATCCTGTGTCTGCTTTATACTGTTGTTTAGCTTTGAGTGTAAACTGCTTTGAGAGAGGGTGATCATGTGACTTTGCAGGAAAGGAAACTGGTGTCTTGACTTGTCAGTCATCACCCTATGTGGGAGAAAAAGGCAGATGTTTGCGTGGAAAGCGGTTTGGAGAGCAGGGGggaaagaaggagggagggattTGTTAGTCACATGtcctttgtgtttctttatcaTGAAGAGTGTCAAGGATGTTCAGTTTGTCTGGATGCAGTAGAGAAGTTGCTTCACTCAACCCCTGAGCTTCCTAGACTTCAATAGAGAaagtgaaattaattaattatggTAAATGGCttgacaaacagacaaaacacagtttgatgTTTGTGGAGTTTAGGGCTGAGGATTTAAGTGTTGTGGAGTTAAAGAATTGACGTGTTTCTTACTGGTGTAAGAGACGCTGCCAGTTTACAGAGGAACCCGAAGACGACTGGAGATGTGGGACATGATGTGGATTTTTGCAGCTAGTATCCTCTTGTTGTCTGAAGCATGGAGCCATGAGCCAGGTTtgaacataaacacattttacttgcattttgacatttctcatcCTTTGTTAGGTACAGCTTTATAAAATagagacatattttttttagaagtgCAGAAAACTTACAGAAAGATGACCTTGTAAGAAGTTGTCTTCAGATACTGagcaacattttaaagctttttttatactgtatgAATATGTCATTTGTAGAACTCTTCACCACATGTATACAATATATTGTCTAAATGTATTATACAATATAATGCAACTCAAATGCCATGCAGGCAAAACGATATACAACATTGCTGTATAACCTATGAAATGTTGGTAATActgtaaagtaaagtaaactGTAAAGTGGTCTGCTGCTGCGAGATTTCTGCTTAATTGTCTGAGGTGTGACTCACAGTGTAGACAGGCAGTGGAAAGAACAGAGGTGGGGTAATGCAAAAGCCTACAAGTGAGGAAACATAACTCATATATGAGATCGTTGCTCCATTTTCTGAATGACACGTTGCCTCTTGCTTCTTCAGTGAAAACCATGATTTCAGATCAGGGTAGCACTATGATGCAGCTTTTCTCCACTCTGTGGTCTCTAAAAAGCGGAGGAGATGCTTCTTTTTCAGACCGTGATTTTGTCACCCCACCTCATGCGTGGCGATGTGCTACTGTCTGTCAGAAGTAAACAACTCTCAGACCCCCCCATGACACTCTGAAGTAAAGTCAGTCAGTGAACCCTGAATTTTGCGATTAATTTCTCTGAAGTGGCAATGCGTATATCATGAGTTTCTCACAACGTAGACAAGCAAACAGGGACGattatgacaataataattAGCCAGTTTTGAGTGTTGAGTTTTTTCCTCCTCCAactaagtttttgtttttgttttaccaaaGCCCCATGACagcaaatttaataaaataaaaatggtttagTGTCTTAACTTTGTTGTCAACTTTTTGCACAAGAAAGGTAGAAATATGACTTGGTTTGCATGTGAAAAATCTGCTCTGGACAGGACTCATTAAAACACATGTACATtgaaacacaataaaagttAATTAAGTAGATATAAAGTGCATAGACAAATAGTGCCATTTCTGTGTTCATTTCTGATTTAGTTTTGCTGGATGGTCATATCTGCCAGTTTTAATCAAGTCGCTTTACACCTTAACTAacttaataacaaataaaagccACCCTGATTGTTGCTCTGCTGATTGAACACTTCATAATGAATCACTAACTCCTGCTTTttgactgaaaagaaaaagaaacaaatctgTTTTACTAACTTTTTCCTAACAtccacctccacctctctcAGGAACTAACCAAAACTTCAACTCTATGAACGCCAGCACCTCTCCTCCTAAAGTTTCTGGTAAATTCACTCCCCCCTTTCTCTCCAGCAGTTTTATAGAATGAGTAGTTACTTAGTGATAGTGTAGATGCAAGAAGTTGAACAAGACAATatacatttaaatctttttttattaatcctTATTTCAAAAGaaccttttttgttaaaacaaattgaaataattgggggtttttttaaacaagggaAGACAGAAGACAAAAGGTGTAGTCAAccttttttagtttaatttggaatataatCATGAAATACTAAGAGGCTATAACAaatgtttgcacattttttaaaagtaatcacaaaattggaagaaatattgaaaagttgtagttttattattagaaaattaattgaaattattattattcattgtaAAGTTTAATAATTGTTAAGTAGGTTTTGTCAGTCAGTCATAAACATAAAGGAACTATATGATTTATTATAATTGCTTTTGTCCCATATAATGCTTAATGCCTACACTAtgtgtgttaaatgtttatagttttaatttgattttgttttcatttatttatcattcattcatttatgtttttgtctttgtacatGAATGTCCacgtagatttttttttttatgtatatgaggtatttaaataaattaggacatttctactttgtatgttgttttaaaaaaaaataaacctaaatCATTTAATCAGCACAATCATTGCAACactatttataaaaataatgcaaCCATTCTTCCttccatccttttttttccagtggtcATAAATTCAACTTTCAACATTGGGAGTGAAGTTAACCTGACATGCAGCAATAAGACATGGAATGAGATTATGTTTGTAACCTGGACTTACGTAGTAAATAACCAACATTGTAGAATAGCCTCAAACAGTGAAGGTGGAAGTGTTGACAACTGCAAGGATGGCAAATCACTCCGAAACACATCCACTGCTCAGTCATACCTGCACATCTCAAACTTCTCTAATGATGACGTGGGGGTCTACAAGTGTGAGTCAGTTTTCAGAGGAGGACTCGAATCTTACGATATCCACGTGGCTATCACAGGTAAGTCTTTTCTCCACACAAGGATGATTTTAAGAACCACATAAGCAATCAATTTAACTTCTTAAAGGGCTACATAAATCAAACCCACaatatttaaagggatactttgctgattttcgaCCATCTTTTGTATCAGAACAATGTAGGCagtttgtgtaaatgaactgcagtAAACTTCCATCTCTAATCTAATATAATAATCTCTCAccacaaattcagattttttttcacaggctCTAGGGCTTTTGCTTGAACTACAGATCGTACTTTCATATTCCTGCCACAGTGGAAAAAACAGTATAGAAGCAAATCAGGAGAGACCTGCCCCTAGCTTTCTCTCAAACTCAGGTCAAACAGTAAAaccaggcagtgctgatcaaatgtaaaacaagattatgttactgttttGCCCATTTCTCATGAAAAATgccttcagaaacatatttaagtgcactgtttggctgttaTATGAGACTTTGTGAACCGTAATTGGGTGCTGCACTGTTTTCTTGTATTGTAAAAACTGAGTCTGAAAATTCTgagataaaacaacaaaactacgCATgactgataaaatataaaaagtgcaaatataaatacatttctgtgtgtgactTGATTGAATTTACATCAAGATAAAGTATTCGCTGATTCTTATTTCTCCTATTTTATCTTTCCTGGCCTAGTTCCTCCGAAAATATTAGCCTGGTTAGAGCATAAGGACAACAAGATGGTGGCAGTGTGCAGAGCTGAAAGAGGAAAACCTGCTGCCAACATCAGCTGGAGTCATGGGGGAAACTCATCGTCTAAGACAATTGACTCACATGGATTTTATACAGTAGAAAGTCGCCTGGAGCTCCTCAAGGAAATGGACAGAGAAAACCTGACCTGTGCTATCAGGCACCAGTCCTGGAAAGGGGAAAAGATTTTAATACCAGAACTCCCAAAAGGTCAGAATCTTTGCAGGGTGGATtgataagaacaaaaaaagggttttgtGCAGAGTCATtaagtttaaatattaaaaaaaagatgctaatcattttatttgtacatGATAAACATTTAGGTGTTTTACATAATATTATAACTttgtaaatatatgtaatacGCTGTATTAATgcccaaaaatgttaaactctTTTTCTTAACTCTCCCACTGCAGGTTATGTTCTCTGGCTGTGCATCCTAGTTGTAGTGgtaatcattgtgtttttggcaggatttttattttttgcacaaaagAAACTAACAACATCAAGGTAAGGATTTTCACACATTAATAAGCAAATTACAGTGAATTGCAGCTTTTTTGTTGACCACGAGTTTGCGTATCCACCTTTTTAACAGGCAATGCCAACAGTCCGTAATCTCATCATCTAAATCTCCACCTGTGAGTAATCCTTCTGCATTAAGCAgttctgcatgtttttctgcacaTTGTTAAGCTCTATTCATGACATCTTTCTGGTTTTTACAGACAGAACACGTGGAGGAAGTGGAGCCCTACGCCAGCTATGTTCAACGCGTGAACTCTATCTATAACTCCTCTGCAGATTTGTTCACATAAGATCCTGCACATGCAACACACTCTAAATGCGCATGGCTCTGTGTGAGGGCTGTGAAAGTGAGAAACGATGAAATAgtaaagagagaaaggaaagagaTGAAAGACTTCCGATAAGAAAGAGAAGCCTCTCAGTTTAATTCTGCCTGAACAAAGCTCTTGAGTGATGAAGCAGGGAATGTACCTAATGACACTCACTGGCTCCAGTGCACAGCGCTGCAGCCCACCactctgtgtgtgggtgtcatAAAGAACATTAATAATAACTAAAATGCAGCGATAGATGGATTTTAAAGAACACCGCCTTCAGCTGGACTCAGCACACCAAGACTACAGAACCTTTGACAGGCTACAATTACAGTATATTCCTAAGAGAACACAGGTGCAAAATTGCTTCAAGATAATATGGACAatattaaacaaagttttcatGCCATGTCTTAATGTACAAGTTATTGAGTGTATTAAACATACATCTGTACATATTGGTTTCCTTGTAGCTAGCTCTACAAAATTAAAAGAACactaaaaaaagtacaaaagaacaAGCAACTGAACTTTCCAATACTGATAACTGTATGACTGTATgacacaaagtgtaaaaaacagTCTGTGGTCTAgatcaaatctttttttcacactgtggttaatatctaaaaacattaaatgtcaAGTTGACTTGAAAATCCTGTGTAGATATgcatcaaactgtttttttttaattctgtctcATGATTGATCAGAGACTTAGGTGTGGTTTCAACTTTGAAGGGGACTCGTATGGAACAGGGTTTTTTATGTACTTATTTGTGCCTATTCTGCATTGATTTActataaatgtctttaattttataaataaaataagtaataacAAGCAATACTATAAGGTCAATCAAACTAATTTCTGAAGAAACTAAAAGGAAAagggccctgcgatggtctggcgaactgtccagggtgtaccccgccttccacccgatgacagctgggattggct is part of the Plectropomus leopardus isolate mb unplaced genomic scaffold, YSFRI_Pleo_2.0 unplaced_scaffold15821, whole genome shotgun sequence genome and harbors:
- the si:ch211-214p13.9 gene encoding cell surface glycoprotein CD200 receptor 1-A isoform X1, producing MWDMMWIFAASILLLSEAWSHEPGTNQNFNSMNASTSPPKVSVVINSTFNIGSEVNLTCSNKTWNEIMFVTWTYVVNNQHCRIASNSEGGSVDNCKDGKSLRNTSTAQSYLHISNFSNDDVGVYKCESVFRGGLESYDIHVAITVPPKILAWLEHKDNKMVAVCRAERGKPAANISWSHGGNSSSKTIDSHGFYTVESRLELLKEMDRENLTCAIRHQSWKGEKILIPELPKGYVLWLCILVVVVIIVFLAGFLFFAQKKLTTSRQCQQSVISSSKSPPTEHVEEVEPYASYVQRVNSIYNSSADLFT
- the si:ch211-214p13.9 gene encoding cell surface glycoprotein CD200 receptor 1-A isoform X2, translating into MWDMMWIFAASILLLSEAWSHEPVVINSTFNIGSEVNLTCSNKTWNEIMFVTWTYVVNNQHCRIASNSEGGSVDNCKDGKSLRNTSTAQSYLHISNFSNDDVGVYKCESVFRGGLESYDIHVAITVPPKILAWLEHKDNKMVAVCRAERGKPAANISWSHGGNSSSKTIDSHGFYTVESRLELLKEMDRENLTCAIRHQSWKGEKILIPELPKGYVLWLCILVVVVIIVFLAGFLFFAQKKLTTSRQCQQSVISSSKSPPTEHVEEVEPYASYVQRVNSIYNSSADLFT